From a region of the Acinetobacter calcoaceticus genome:
- a CDS encoding ABC transporter ATP-binding protein: protein MLKWFEKLVDPYPTKGLDEPLPTRFFPFVWQATEGLRPYLFLLILFTAGAASFEALLFSKIGQLVDWLSKSHPESFLSQHTTDLLLLIGVLFTNIFFVNIQSIVKHQILYSTFPMRLRWRFHNLLLKQSLDFFHNDFAGRLSAKVMQTALAIREFWIILGDMLAYVAIYFITISIVLGAISPILLIPLLVWLTLFLLSAWFFIPRLSKVSQQQADARSVMTGRITDAYTNIQTVKLFAHAGRESQYAKASMKEFMTTVYAQMRLGTLFEISINMLSAVLFIGVIGTSVWLWTQGLAALGVIAATTAMILKLNSMAEFMMWHMSALFENVGTIQDGMQTLGKKINIQDKPDAKTLNVTQGEIVFKDVSFAYNNKNVIDHFNLHIKAGEKIGIVGRSGAGKSTLIQLLLHFYHLKQGAILIDGQNIEDVTQDSLRANIALVTQDTSLLHRSVAENIKYGRPDASDADMENAVNKAKATEFIPQLVDLKGRNGYDAQVGERGVKLSGGQRQRIAIARVFLKDAPILILDEATSALDSEVEAAIQSSLNDLMVDKTVIAIAHRLSTIAQMDRLIVLDEGKIAEQGTHEELIAQNGIYAQLWKRQTGGFLFEQKVLQGQD from the coding sequence ATGCTGAAGTGGTTTGAAAAACTTGTAGATCCCTACCCAACAAAAGGTCTGGATGAACCTTTACCAACTCGTTTTTTTCCATTTGTATGGCAAGCAACGGAAGGCTTACGCCCTTACTTATTCTTACTTATTCTTTTTACAGCAGGTGCGGCAAGCTTTGAAGCCTTACTTTTTTCAAAGATTGGACAACTCGTAGATTGGTTAAGTAAAAGTCATCCTGAAAGTTTTTTAAGTCAGCACACGACTGATTTACTCCTTCTAATTGGTGTTTTATTTACCAACATCTTTTTTGTAAATATTCAATCTATTGTTAAACATCAGATTTTATATAGCACTTTTCCAATGCGTTTACGTTGGCGTTTCCATAATCTTTTATTAAAACAAAGCTTAGATTTTTTCCATAACGACTTCGCTGGAAGACTTTCTGCAAAAGTGATGCAAACGGCTCTGGCAATCCGTGAATTCTGGATTATTTTGGGCGATATGTTGGCTTACGTCGCTATTTACTTTATTACCATTAGCATTGTTCTTGGGGCAATTTCACCAATTTTGTTAATACCACTTTTGGTTTGGTTAACTTTATTTTTATTAAGCGCATGGTTCTTTATCCCCCGTTTAAGTAAAGTTTCGCAACAGCAAGCCGATGCTAGATCAGTTATGACTGGCCGTATCACCGATGCTTATACCAACATTCAAACTGTTAAATTGTTTGCTCATGCGGGACGTGAAAGCCAATATGCAAAAGCATCAATGAAAGAGTTTATGACAACAGTCTATGCTCAGATGCGTTTAGGCACTCTTTTTGAAATAAGTATCAACATGCTATCCGCCGTTTTATTTATTGGCGTTATTGGTACTTCAGTTTGGCTATGGACTCAAGGTCTAGCAGCATTAGGCGTAATTGCAGCGACTACTGCCATGATTTTAAAGCTGAATAGTATGGCTGAATTTATGATGTGGCATATGTCCGCGTTATTTGAAAATGTTGGAACCATTCAAGATGGTATGCAAACATTAGGTAAAAAAATCAATATTCAAGACAAACCAGATGCAAAAACGCTTAACGTTACCCAAGGCGAGATTGTATTTAAAGATGTAAGCTTTGCTTATAACAATAAAAATGTGATTGATCACTTCAACTTACATATTAAAGCAGGTGAAAAGATAGGAATTGTTGGACGCTCTGGAGCCGGAAAGTCTACGCTTATTCAATTGCTTTTACATTTTTATCATCTTAAGCAAGGTGCAATTTTAATTGATGGGCAAAATATTGAAGATGTGACTCAAGATAGTCTAAGAGCGAATATTGCCTTAGTGACACAAGATACTTCTTTATTACATCGCTCAGTGGCTGAAAATATTAAATATGGACGTCCAGATGCATCTGATGCCGACATGGAAAATGCTGTAAACAAAGCAAAAGCCACTGAATTTATACCTCAACTGGTAGATTTAAAAGGTCGTAATGGATATGACGCCCAAGTAGGTGAACGTGGTGTAAAACTTTCTGGTGGTCAAAGACAGCGTATTGCTATTGCACGCGTATTTTTAAAAGATGCACCTATTCTGATTTTAGATGAAGCCACTAGTGCATTAGATTCAGAAGTTGAAGCGGCTATCCAGTCAAGTTTAAATGACCTTATGGTTGATAAAACTGTTATTGCAATTGCACACCGATTATCTACTATTGCACAAATGGACCGTTTAATTGTTCTTGATGAAGGAAAAATTGCTGAGCAAGGAACACATGAAGAGTTAATTGCTCAAAATGGAATATATGCACAATTATGGAAACGTCAAACAGGCGGCTTCCTGTTTGAACAAAAAGTTTTACAGGGTCAAGATTAA
- a CDS encoding MaoC family dehydratase, translated as MLYLEDLKIGDRFISREYEITLDEIKKFANSYDPQPFHTDEEQAKHDPIFQGIAASGWHTSAITMRLWTECMPIHGGLIGSESSLRWPRPTRPGDRIHVETEISAITPSKTKLDRGIVSYVTQALNQHGDVLLISTTKIVVFKKMFKNG; from the coding sequence ATGCTTTATTTAGAAGATTTGAAAATTGGTGACCGTTTCATTAGCCGTGAATATGAAATCACCTTAGATGAAATCAAAAAATTTGCAAATTCTTATGATCCTCAACCATTTCACACAGATGAAGAACAGGCTAAGCATGATCCTATTTTTCAGGGGATTGCTGCCAGTGGTTGGCACACTTCTGCCATCACTATGCGTTTATGGACAGAATGCATGCCTATTCATGGCGGTTTGATCGGTTCAGAGTCGAGTTTGCGGTGGCCACGCCCCACCCGACCGGGTGATAGAATTCATGTTGAAACTGAAATTTCAGCTATTACCCCATCCAAAACAAAATTAGATCGTGGTATTGTAAGTTACGTTACACAAGCCTTAAATCAACATGGGGATGTCTTACTTATTTCAACAACAAAAATTGTTGTCTTTAAAAAAATGTTTAAAAATGGTTGA